One region of Athene noctua chromosome 18, bAthNoc1.hap1.1, whole genome shotgun sequence genomic DNA includes:
- the ENGASE gene encoding cytosolic endo-beta-N-acetylglucosaminidase, with product MAEPREGPGRRGKRPGAEEPAEAERGGRRRSFQPAAEPRGTTVLHDTVSTRPQPLPARHFDTKTTEPVSFFLSSLEELLAWQPDGNDDFNVSAVPLAQRQPPLRGERPRTLVCHDMRGGYLEDRFIQGSSTRNPYVFYHWRYIDVFVYFSHRAVTIPPVCWTNAAHRNGVPVLGTFITEWTEGQRLCEAFLAGGEEAYGAVGEQLARIAQHYGFDGWLLNIENTLSAAAVGNLLPFLRHLTARVHDAVPGGLVIWYDSVLQNGALKWQNELNEENRVFFDACDGLFTNYNWKEEHLERTRGLAGPRRTDVYVGVDVFARGDVVGGGFDTGKSLHLIRQHGLSAAIFAPGWVYEHLGEENFLENENKFWASLAEYLPTHSICTLPLATSFSLGMGTSRFLAGKEEEAGPWYDLSAQEIQPLYPEREGRLSTGCCLRDAWCGGSSLQLQGTIPPGEERVAVRLFSLQMPAPPKLFLTLLYKLEGPHPDEFTVALELTTRNSGTCHEGNVTSLPEPNGRHHPRFLPAPPPGLAKLLAACDGGSHGWTSRCYELDLQDCSLRDLFLLVSRHQPSSQETPFTCLLGEIRVLDAASAVASPPQVQDLAASQLWWQEGPDPQQLLLSLTLRWTFPPGHAGCFRVLRRGTGCLRGQQPPPPQLVGLAHACLYRAVGLAVPRPAAGQSCQLELLVEPVLRDQLPVDPERWGRLVLVYSKPASGTSPDGH from the exons ATGGCGGAGCCGCGGGAGGGGCCCGGGCGGCGCGGGAAGAGGCCCGGGGCCGAGGAGCCGGCGGAGGCcgagcggggcggccggcggcggag cttccagccggcggcggagccccggggaaCCACCGTCCTGCACGACACCGTCAGCACCCGCCCGCAGCCCCTGCCAG CGAGGCACTTCGACACCAAGACGACGGAGCCCGTCAGCTTCTTCTTGTCcagcctggaggagctgctggcctGGCAGCCCGACGGCAACGACGACTTCAACGTGTCCGCCGTGCCGCTGGCCCAGCGCCAGCCCCCGCTCCGCGGCGAGAGGCCCCGGACGCTCGTGTGCCACGACATGCGCGGGGGGTACCTGGAGGACAG GTTCATCCAGGGCTCATCCACGCGCAACCCCTACGTCTTCTACCACTGGCGCTACATCGACGTCTTCGTCTACTTCAGCCACCGCGCCGTCACCATCCCGCCCGTGTGCTGGACCAACGCGGCGCACAGGAACGGCGTCCCGGTGCTGG GCACGTTCATCACGGAGTGGACGGAGGGGCAGAGGCTGTGCGAGGCGTTCCTGGCCGGCGGGGAGGAGGCGTACGGCGCCGTGGGCGAGCAGCTGGCCCGCATCGCCCAGCACTACGGCTTCGACGGCTGGCTGCTCAACATCGAGAACACGCTCAGC GCGGCTGCCGTGGGGAACCTGCTCCCCTTCCTGCGGCACTTGACGGCGCGGGTGCACGACGCCGTGCCGGGGGGGCTGGTGATCTGGTACGACAGCGTCCTGCAGAACGGCGCGTTGAAATGGCAGAACGAGCTGAATGAGGAGAATAG GGTGTTCTTCGACGCCTGTGACGGGCTGTTCACCAACTACAACTGGAAGGAGGAGCACCTGGAGCGCACGCGCGGGCTGGCCGGGCCGCGCCGCACCGACGTCTACGTCGGCGTCGATGTCTTTGCCCGTGGGGACGTGGTCGGTGGCGGCTTTGACACTGGCAAG TCCCTGCACCTGATCCGCCAGCACGGCCTCTCGGCAGCCATCTTTGCTCCCGGCTGGGTCTACGAGCACCTGGGGGAGGAAAACTTCCTGGAGAACGAGAACAA GTTCTGGGCCTCGCTGGCCGAGTACCTGCCCACACACAGCATCTGCACGCTGCCGCTCGCCACCTCCTTCAGCCTGGGCATGGGCACCAGCAGGTTCCTGGCCGGCAAG GAGGAAGAGGCCGGGCCCTGGTACGACCTGAGCGCGCAGGAGATCCAACCCCTCTACCCGGAGCGCGAGGGCAGGCTCAGCACCGGCTGCTGCCTGCGGGACGCCTGGTGCGGGggcagctccctgcagctgcaggggaCCATCCCCCCCGGCGAGGAGCGCGTGGCCGTCCG CCTTTTCTCCTTGCAGATGCCGGCGCCCCCCAAGCTCTTCCTGACCCTCCTCTACAAGCTGGAGGGGCCACACCCCGATGAGTTCACGGTTGCGCTGGAGCTCACCACCCGGAACTCGGGGACCTGCCACGAAGGCAACGTCACCTCCCTGCCCG AGCCCAACGGCCGGCACCACCCCCGGTTCCTCCCGGCACCCCCCCCCGGCCTCGCCAAGCTGCTCGCTGCCTGCGACGGCGGCTCCCACGGCTGGACCAGCCG GTGCTACGAGCTGgacctgcaggactgcagcctgcGAGACCTCTTCCTGCTCGTGTCCCGCCACCAGCCCAGCTCGCAGGAGACCCCCTTCACCTGCCTCCTCGGGGAGATCCGG GTGCTGGACGCGGCCAGCGCGGTGGCCTCCCCGCCGCAGGTGCAGGACCTGGCGGCCTCGCAGCTCTGGTGGCAGGAGGGGCCCGAcccgcagcagctcctgctcagcCTCACCCTGCGCTGGACCTTCCCGCCCGGCCACGCCGGCTGCTTCCGCGTCCTCCGCCGGGGCACCGGTTGCCTCCGGGGCCaacagccgccgccgccgcagctgGTGGGGCTGGCGCACGCCTGCCTGTACCGCGCCGTGGGGCTGGCGGTGCCGCGGCCGGCAGCCGGGCAGTCCtgccagctggagctgctggtggaGCCGGTGCTGCGCGACCAGCTGCCCGTGGACCCGGAACGCTGGGGGCGGCTGGTGCTGGTCTACTCCAAGCCGGCCAGCGGCACCAGCCCCGACGGGCATTAA